Proteins found in one Streptomyces sp. NBC_00461 genomic segment:
- a CDS encoding lysylphosphatidylglycerol synthase domain-containing protein — protein MKQQGAHPEDAESTSAASSRPHTGSGPDSDADSSAGTGGKDTPSDVDSGEDEFCDEAHVDEVEGDEPLLPARVHRPSDLMRLLVGVLAVVVLLAIAAFAHGTTSGLEQDINKGTGQAPDLLIKIAGLASSIAILLVPVAFAIERLIKRDGLRIADGVLAAVLAHGVTLATDLWVAKAAPDSIQEALTQPSPGDIHALTDPVHGYLAPVIAYMTAVGMSRRPRWRAVLWIVLLLDAFSMLVTGYTTPFSIILTVLMGWTVAYGTLYAVGSPNVRPTGRTLMAGLRHVGFRPVSAAREEVSDNPETGDRGRRYFVTLEDGPPLDVTVVDREQQAQGFFYRAWRNLTLRGFATRSSLQSLRQALEQEALLAYAAIAAGANAPKLIATSELGPDAVILVYEHTGGRTLDALADDEITDELLHDTWHQVRALQSRRIAHRRLVGEAILVDRSGTVILTDLRVGEIAAGDLLLRMDISQLLVTLGLRVGAERAVASAVGVLGPDDVADCLPMLQPIALSRTSRATLRKLARERAQREREAVLEASRQAKQARLEEASDDTGPVVLDKPDKKAVRAEQRAEKRAIDEALDEAREEDLLTQIRHQVLLIRPQAPVEPARLERVRPRTLISFIAGAIGAYFLLTQLTHIELGPLVANAQWGWVLAAVAFSAASYFAAAMALLGFVPERVPFLRAVAAQVAGSFVKIVAPAAVGGVALNTRFLQRSGVRPGLAVASVGASQLFGLGCHILMLLSFGYLTGTEKTPSLSPSRTVIAGLLTVAVLVLVVTSVPFLRKFVSTRVRSLFAGVVPRMLDVLQRPQKLVTGIGGMLLLTACFVMCLDASIRAFGSQGTSLSIASVAVVFLAGNALGSAAPTPGGVGAVEATLTVGLIAVGLPKEVAAPAVLLFRLLTLWLPVLPGWLAFNQLSRKGAL, from the coding sequence ATGAAACAGCAGGGTGCGCACCCAGAGGACGCGGAGAGCACCTCTGCCGCTTCGTCGCGCCCTCACACCGGTTCCGGCCCCGACTCCGACGCCGATTCCAGTGCCGGTACGGGCGGTAAGGACACTCCTTCCGACGTGGACAGCGGCGAGGACGAGTTCTGCGACGAGGCGCACGTCGACGAGGTCGAGGGCGACGAACCGCTGCTCCCCGCGCGCGTGCACCGTCCGTCCGACCTCATGCGCCTTCTGGTGGGCGTGCTCGCCGTCGTCGTCCTGCTGGCGATCGCCGCGTTCGCCCACGGCACCACCTCGGGCCTCGAACAGGACATCAACAAGGGCACCGGGCAGGCGCCCGATCTGCTCATCAAGATCGCGGGTCTGGCGTCCAGCATCGCGATCCTCCTGGTGCCGGTCGCGTTCGCGATCGAGCGGCTGATCAAGCGCGACGGGCTGCGCATCGCCGACGGTGTGCTCGCCGCGGTCCTCGCGCACGGAGTGACTCTGGCCACAGACCTGTGGGTCGCCAAGGCCGCGCCCGACTCCATCCAGGAGGCGCTCACCCAGCCCTCCCCCGGCGACATCCACGCCCTGACCGACCCGGTGCACGGCTATCTCGCGCCGGTCATCGCGTACATGACGGCCGTCGGCATGTCCCGGCGGCCACGCTGGCGCGCGGTGCTGTGGATCGTGCTGCTCCTCGACGCCTTCTCGATGCTCGTCACCGGCTACACGACACCGTTCTCGATCATTCTGACGGTGCTGATGGGCTGGACCGTGGCCTACGGGACGCTGTACGCGGTCGGCTCGCCCAATGTCCGTCCCACCGGGCGGACGCTGATGGCGGGCCTCCGGCACGTCGGCTTCCGTCCGGTGAGCGCGGCCCGCGAGGAGGTGTCGGACAACCCGGAGACGGGCGATCGCGGCCGGCGCTACTTCGTCACTTTGGAGGACGGACCGCCGCTGGACGTGACGGTGGTCGACCGGGAGCAGCAGGCGCAGGGGTTCTTCTACCGCGCGTGGCGCAATCTGACGCTGCGCGGCTTCGCCACGCGCAGCAGCCTCCAGTCGCTGCGGCAGGCGCTGGAGCAGGAGGCGCTGCTCGCCTACGCGGCCATCGCGGCCGGTGCCAACGCGCCCAAGCTGATCGCGACCTCGGAGCTCGGCCCCGACGCCGTGATACTCGTCTACGAGCACACGGGCGGGCGCACGCTCGACGCCCTGGCGGACGACGAGATCACCGACGAGCTGCTGCACGACACGTGGCACCAGGTTCGGGCGCTGCAGTCTCGGCGCATCGCACACCGCAGGCTGGTGGGCGAGGCGATTCTGGTGGATCGTTCCGGCACGGTGATCCTGACCGATCTGCGCGTCGGCGAGATCGCGGCCGGCGACCTGCTGCTGCGCATGGACATCTCGCAGCTCCTGGTGACGCTCGGACTGCGGGTGGGCGCCGAGCGTGCGGTGGCGTCGGCGGTGGGCGTGCTCGGCCCGGACGACGTGGCGGACTGTCTGCCGATGCTGCAGCCCATCGCCCTCAGCCGCACCTCCCGCGCGACCCTGCGCAAGCTGGCCCGGGAGCGCGCCCAGCGCGAGCGCGAGGCGGTCCTGGAGGCGTCCCGGCAGGCCAAGCAGGCCCGGCTGGAGGAGGCGTCGGACGACACCGGGCCCGTCGTACTCGACAAGCCCGACAAGAAGGCCGTACGCGCGGAGCAGCGGGCCGAGAAGAGGGCCATCGACGAGGCCCTGGACGAGGCTCGCGAGGAGGATCTGCTCACACAGATCCGTCATCAGGTGCTGTTGATCAGGCCGCAGGCGCCGGTGGAGCCGGCCCGCCTGGAGCGGGTGCGGCCGCGCACGCTGATCAGTTTCATCGCCGGCGCCATCGGTGCCTACTTCCTGCTGACGCAGCTCACCCACATCGAACTCGGCCCTCTGGTCGCGAACGCGCAGTGGGGCTGGGTCCTGGCGGCCGTGGCGTTCTCGGCGGCAAGCTACTTCGCGGCGGCGATGGCGCTGCTGGGGTTCGTGCCCGAGCGGGTGCCGTTCCTGCGGGCCGTGGCGGCGCAGGTCGCCGGGTCGTTCGTCAAGATCGTCGCTCCGGCCGCGGTGGGCGGCGTCGCCCTCAACACCCGCTTCCTGCAACGCTCGGGGGTGCGTCCGGGGCTCGCGGTGGCGAGCGTGGGCGCCTCACAGCTGTTCGGGCTCGGCTGCCACATCCTGATGCTGCTGTCCTTCGGCTACCTCACCGGCACCGAGAAGACGCCCTCGCTGTCGCCGTCCCGGACGGTCATCGCGGGTCTGCTGACGGTGGCGGTGCTCGTTCTGGTGGTCACCTCGGTGCCCTTCCTGCGGAAATTCGTCTCCACGCGCGTGCGGTCGCTTTTCGCCGGTGTCGTGCCGCGCATGCTGGACGTACTGCAGCGGCCGCAGAAGCTCGTCACCGGCATCGGCGGCATGCTGCTGCTGACCGCCTGCTTCGTGATGTGCCTGGACGCTTCGATCCGTGCTTTCGGCAGCCAGGGCACCTCCCTCAGCATCGCCAGCGTCGCCGTCGTCTTCCTCGCGGGCAACGCGCTCGGGTCCGCGGCCCCGACCCCGGGCGGTGTGGGCGCGGTCGAGGCGACCCTGACGGTCGGTCTGATCGCCGTGGGCCTGCCCAAGGAGGTGGCGGCCCCGGCCGTCCTGCTGTTCCGTCTGCTGACGCTGTGGCTGCCGGTGCTGCCGGGCTGGCTGGCCTTCAACCAACTGTCACGCAAGGGCGCGCTGTAG
- a CDS encoding MGMT family protein has translation MSEESLPHDDRPEPPDALPEYAERVLDVAELIPPGRVMTYGDVAEWLEEGGPRQVGRVMALYGGAAPWWRVVRADGALLPGHELRALDHYRVEGTPLKEAGRATEGHLPRLDMKRARWDGGEHADGHT, from the coding sequence ATGAGCGAGGAGAGCCTTCCGCACGACGACCGCCCGGAGCCCCCGGACGCCCTCCCGGAGTACGCCGAGCGCGTCCTGGACGTCGCCGAACTGATCCCACCCGGGCGTGTCATGACATACGGCGACGTTGCCGAGTGGCTGGAGGAAGGCGGTCCCCGCCAGGTCGGCCGCGTGATGGCGCTCTACGGGGGAGCCGCTCCCTGGTGGCGCGTCGTGCGCGCGGACGGCGCTCTCCTCCCGGGCCACGAACTGCGCGCCCTTGACCACTACCGCGTCGAGGGCACACCCCTGAAGGAGGCGGGCAGAGCCACCGAGGGCCACCTGCCACGCCTCGACATGAAGCGGGCGCGGTGGGACGGCGGCGAACACGCGGACGGTCACACCTGA
- a CDS encoding alpha/beta hydrolase has protein sequence MARWVRFTALGAAAALLVGGCSSGSSSDDSKGGDRTSTAASPSSGSPAGTTAALPSSLTGQKLAWGHCKGTAGSPAPGNDWQCATLKAPLDWSRPQGDTIGLALIRAKARGGKRIGSLLFNFGGPGGSGVSMMPSYASTVSVLRERYDLVSWDPRGVAASEGVRCRSDRNIQAAEDVDATPDTPAEEKAYFQDAVDFAKGCAKAAGKLMAHASTTDTARDMDLMRQVLGDTKMHYFGISYGTELGGVYAHLFPRHVGRLILDAVVDPSADTVGHAENQTKGFQRALDDYLKSTGQDPKQGTQKIANLVKRLDANPLPTSSGRKLTQTLALTGIVLPLYSKAGWPTLTSALNSAEQGDGSELLALADGYNDRDTSGHYGTTTHSQRVISCLDDKQRPTAEETKKLLPEFEKISPVFGDFLGWDTAGWCHDWPVAGQYDTPEVSAPGAAPILVVGNTGDPATPYEGAKKMADELGRGVGVELTWKGEGHGAYGSGSDCVDSTVNAYLLRGTVPKDGKVCAS, from the coding sequence ATGGCGCGATGGGTGCGGTTCACCGCGCTGGGGGCCGCCGCGGCGCTCCTGGTGGGCGGTTGCAGCAGCGGTTCGTCGTCCGACGACAGCAAGGGCGGTGACAGGACGAGCACGGCCGCCTCACCATCGTCCGGCTCCCCCGCCGGTACGACCGCCGCGTTGCCCTCCTCGCTGACCGGGCAGAAGCTCGCCTGGGGCCACTGCAAGGGCACCGCCGGCTCCCCGGCGCCGGGCAACGACTGGCAGTGCGCGACGCTGAAGGCCCCGCTGGACTGGTCCAGGCCGCAGGGCGACACGATCGGCCTCGCACTCATCCGGGCCAAGGCCCGCGGAGGAAAGCGCATCGGCTCGCTCCTGTTCAACTTCGGCGGCCCCGGCGGCTCGGGCGTGTCCATGATGCCCTCGTACGCCTCCACGGTGTCCGTGCTCCGCGAGCGGTACGACCTGGTGAGCTGGGACCCGCGCGGGGTCGCCGCCAGCGAGGGCGTGCGCTGCCGCAGCGACAGGAACATCCAGGCCGCCGAGGACGTGGACGCCACCCCGGACACCCCCGCCGAGGAGAAGGCGTACTTCCAGGACGCCGTCGACTTCGCCAAAGGCTGCGCGAAGGCCGCCGGAAAGCTGATGGCGCACGCGTCGACGACAGACACCGCCCGCGACATGGACCTGATGCGCCAGGTGCTGGGCGACACGAAGATGCACTACTTCGGCATCTCGTACGGCACCGAACTCGGCGGCGTCTACGCCCACTTGTTCCCCCGGCACGTGGGGCGGCTGATCCTCGACGCGGTCGTCGACCCGAGCGCCGACACCGTGGGCCACGCCGAGAACCAGACCAAGGGCTTCCAGCGCGCCCTGGACGACTACCTCAAGTCGACCGGCCAGGACCCGAAGCAGGGCACCCAGAAGATTGCGAACCTGGTGAAGCGGCTCGACGCGAACCCGCTGCCCACCTCGTCCGGGCGGAAACTGACGCAGACGCTCGCTCTGACGGGCATCGTCCTGCCGCTGTACAGCAAGGCCGGCTGGCCGACGCTGACGAGCGCTCTGAACTCGGCGGAGCAGGGCGACGGTTCGGAGCTGCTGGCGCTCGCCGACGGTTACAACGACCGAGACACCTCGGGGCACTACGGCACGACGACCCACTCGCAACGAGTCATATCGTGCCTGGACGACAAGCAGCGGCCGACCGCCGAGGAGACGAAGAAGCTGCTGCCGGAGTTCGAGAAGATCTCGCCCGTGTTCGGGGACTTCCTCGGCTGGGACACGGCCGGCTGGTGCCACGACTGGCCGGTGGCCGGACAGTACGACACCCCGGAGGTGAGCGCGCCCGGTGCGGCACCGATCCTGGTGGTCGGCAACACCGGCGACCCGGCGACTCCGTACGAGGGCGCGAAGAAGATGGCCGACGAGCTGGGCAGGGGCGTCGGCGTGGAGCTCACCTGGAAGGGCGAGGGACACGGCGCGTACGGCAGCGGGAGCGACTGCGTCGACTCGACGGTGAACGCGTATCTGCTGCGGGGGACGGTGCCGAAGGACGGCAAGGTCTGCGCCTCGTAG
- the moeZ gene encoding adenylyltransferase/sulfurtransferase MoeZ encodes MSLPPLVEPASELTVDEVRRYSRHLIIPDVGMDGQKRLKNAKVLCVGAGGLGSPALMYLAAAGVGTLGIVEFDEVDESNLQRQIIHSQADIGRSKAASARDSVLGINPYVNVILHEERLEADNVLDIFSQYDLIVDGTDNFATRYLVNDAAVLLNKPYVWGSIYRFDGQASVFWSEHGPCYRCLYPEPPPPGMVPSCAEGGVLGVLCASIGSIQVNEAIKLLAGIGEPLVGRLMIYDALEMQYRQVKVRKDPNCAVCGENPTVTELIDYEAFCGVVSEEAQEAAAGSTITPKQLKEWIDDGENIEIIDVREINEYEIVSIPGAKLIPKNEFLMGTALESLPQDKKIVLHCKTGVRSAEVLAVLKSAGFSDAVHVGGGVIGWVHQIEPDKPVY; translated from the coding sequence GTGTCGCTGCCACCCCTGGTCGAGCCCGCTTCTGAGCTCACCGTAGACGAGGTCCGCAGGTACTCCCGCCACCTGATCATCCCCGACGTGGGGATGGACGGGCAGAAGCGGCTGAAGAACGCCAAGGTGCTCTGTGTGGGCGCCGGCGGCCTGGGCTCGCCGGCGCTGATGTACCTGGCCGCGGCGGGCGTGGGCACGCTCGGCATCGTGGAGTTCGACGAGGTCGACGAGTCGAACCTGCAGCGCCAGATCATCCACAGCCAGGCCGACATCGGCCGCTCCAAGGCCGCGTCCGCGCGCGACTCCGTCCTCGGCATCAACCCGTACGTGAACGTGATCCTTCACGAGGAGCGGCTTGAGGCCGACAACGTGCTGGACATCTTCAGCCAGTACGACCTGATCGTCGACGGCACGGACAACTTCGCGACCCGCTACCTGGTCAACGACGCGGCCGTGCTGCTCAACAAGCCGTACGTGTGGGGTTCGATCTACCGCTTCGACGGCCAGGCCTCCGTCTTCTGGTCCGAGCACGGCCCCTGCTACCGATGCCTCTACCCGGAGCCCCCGCCGCCGGGCATGGTCCCCTCCTGCGCCGAGGGCGGCGTCCTGGGCGTGCTGTGCGCGTCCATCGGCTCCATTCAGGTCAACGAGGCCATCAAGCTCCTCGCGGGCATCGGCGAGCCTCTCGTCGGCCGCCTGATGATCTACGACGCCCTGGAGATGCAGTACCGCCAGGTGAAGGTCCGCAAGGACCCGAACTGCGCGGTCTGCGGCGAGAACCCGACCGTCACCGAGCTCATCGACTACGAGGCCTTCTGCGGCGTCGTCTCCGAGGAGGCCCAGGAGGCCGCCGCCGGCTCGACGATCACTCCCAAGCAGCTCAAGGAGTGGATCGACGACGGCGAGAACATCGAGATCATCGACGTCCGCGAGATCAACGAGTACGAGATCGTGTCGATCCCCGGCGCCAAGCTGATCCCGAAGAACGAGTTCCTCATGGGCACCGCCCTGGAGAGCCTCCCGCAGGACAAGAAGATCGTCCTGCACTGCAAGACGGGTGTCCGCAGTGCGGAAGTCCTCGCGGTCCTGAAGTCCGCGGGCTTCTCCGACGCCGTGCACGTCGGCGGCGGCGTGATCGGCTGGGTCCACCAGATCGAGCCCGACAAGCCGGTGTACTAG
- a CDS encoding alpha/beta hydrolase, which produces MPNPPRLRAAALTATVVLLSSVLLAGCTDDSKDSQDTDLSAQKLDWKDCPAPSAAEGGGDAPSPLPNGGQWQCATMEAPLDWAEPKGDTIGIALIRAKASGEKSGRIGSLVFNFGGPGGSGVSTLPSFGQDYAKLRTRYDLVSFDPRGVGRSAPVKCESDQQLDAYFQQDATPDDAAERAEFLDNTKEFNASCEKNSKKVLPHVRTTDAARDMDLMRQVLGDDKLYYFGISYGTELGGVYAHLFPKHVGRAVFDAVVDPTQNSEQGSLGQAKGFQLALDNFAEDCTSKTTDCAIGDTAQDVKDRIATLLKELDKKPISGIFPRRLTQTAATNGIAQALYSKDFWQYLTEGLEQAYDGDGKVLMALSDSLNGRSENGEYSNITAANIAINCADDKPRYSTGYVQQKLPEFRSASPLFGDFLAWGMAGCTDWAVPGAADHPDVSAPGAAPILVVGNTGDPATPYEGAKKMVDALGKGVGVELTYKGQGHGAYDSKNKCVQAAVNGYLLDGKVPPAGIVCS; this is translated from the coding sequence ATGCCGAACCCTCCCCGCCTGCGCGCCGCCGCACTGACCGCCACCGTGGTGCTGCTGTCCTCCGTGCTGCTGGCGGGCTGCACCGACGACTCCAAGGACTCGCAGGACACGGATCTGTCGGCCCAGAAGCTGGACTGGAAGGACTGCCCGGCCCCGTCCGCGGCGGAGGGCGGCGGCGACGCCCCGTCGCCTCTGCCGAACGGTGGCCAGTGGCAGTGCGCCACGATGGAGGCGCCCCTCGACTGGGCCGAACCCAAGGGCGACACGATCGGCATCGCGCTGATCCGGGCGAAGGCGAGCGGCGAGAAGAGCGGGCGTATCGGCTCGCTCGTCTTCAACTTCGGCGGGCCCGGCGGCTCGGGCGTCTCCACGCTGCCCTCCTTCGGCCAGGACTACGCGAAGTTGCGCACCCGCTACGACCTGGTCAGCTTCGACCCGCGCGGAGTCGGCCGCAGCGCTCCCGTGAAGTGCGAGAGCGACCAGCAGCTCGACGCGTACTTCCAGCAGGACGCGACCCCCGACGACGCCGCCGAGCGCGCCGAGTTCCTGGACAACACCAAGGAGTTCAACGCGTCCTGCGAGAAGAACTCCAAGAAGGTGCTGCCGCATGTGCGCACCACCGACGCGGCCCGGGACATGGACCTGATGCGACAGGTCCTCGGTGACGACAAGCTGTACTACTTCGGCATCTCCTACGGCACCGAACTCGGCGGCGTCTACGCCCACTTGTTCCCCAAGCACGTGGGCCGTGCCGTCTTCGACGCGGTCGTCGACCCGACGCAGAACTCCGAACAGGGCTCGCTCGGACAGGCCAAGGGCTTCCAGCTCGCGCTCGACAACTTCGCCGAGGACTGCACGTCGAAGACCACGGACTGCGCCATCGGCGACACCGCGCAGGACGTGAAGGACCGCATCGCCACACTGCTGAAGGAGCTCGACAAAAAGCCGATCTCCGGCATCTTCCCCCGCCGGCTGACCCAGACCGCCGCGACCAACGGCATCGCGCAGGCGCTTTACTCGAAGGACTTCTGGCAGTACCTCACCGAGGGCCTGGAGCAGGCGTACGACGGTGACGGCAAGGTCCTCATGGCGCTGTCCGACTCGCTGAACGGGCGCAGCGAGAACGGCGAGTACAGCAACATCACCGCAGCCAACATCGCGATCAACTGCGCCGACGACAAGCCCCGCTACAGCACCGGCTACGTGCAGCAGAAGCTGCCCGAGTTCCGGTCGGCCTCGCCCCTGTTCGGTGACTTCCTGGCCTGGGGCATGGCCGGCTGCACCGACTGGGCCGTGCCGGGCGCCGCCGACCATCCCGACGTGAGCGCGCCGGGGGCCGCGCCGATCCTCGTCGTCGGAAACACCGGCGACCCGGCCACGCCGTACGAGGGCGCGAAGAAGATGGTGGACGCGCTGGGCAAGGGTGTCGGCGTCGAGCTGACGTACAAGGGCCAGGGGCACGGCGCCTACGACAGCAAGAACAAGTGCGTGCAGGCTGCGGTGAACGGCTATCTCCTGGACGGGAAGGTGCCACCGGCCGGAATCGTCTGCTCCTGA